In a single window of the Salmo trutta chromosome 23, fSalTru1.1, whole genome shotgun sequence genome:
- the LOC115160188 gene encoding SOSS complex subunit C, which yields MASPAPGAGFQNKNRVAILAELDKEKRRLIQNSSMNNPGASIPLSRPALNKDFRDHAEQQHIAAQQKAALQHAHAHSSGFFITQDSSFGNLILPVLPRLDPPPPAE from the exons ATGGCCTCGCCTGCACCTGGAGCGG GATTCCAGAACAAGAACCGTGTTGCCATTTTGGCTGAACTGGACAAAGAGAAGAGACGCTTGATACAAAACTCCTCCATGAATAACCCTGGAGCCAG CATCCCTCTGTCCAGACCAGCCCTGAATAAAGACTTCAGAGACCACGCGGAGCAGCAGCACATCGCTGCCCAGCAGAAAGCAGCTCTGCAG CATGCCCATGCTCACTCTTCTGGATTCTTCATCACTCAAGACTCGTCCTTCGGGAACCTGATCCTCCCGGTGTTGCCACGTCTAGACCCACCTCCACCAGCAGAATAA